One window from the genome of Antechinus flavipes isolate AdamAnt ecotype Samford, QLD, Australia chromosome X, AdamAnt_v2, whole genome shotgun sequence encodes:
- the SASH3 gene encoding SAM and SH3 domain-containing protein 3, with translation MLRRKPSNASEKEPTQKKKLSLQRSSSFKDFAKSKPSSPVVSEKEFNLEDNIPEDDTGGPTTEDPGKSAKKLGKKWRAVISRTMNRKMGKTMVKALSEGMGDTLEEGSASPTSPDCLLEGLASDNIPLAFTDQDDDGHPILSRQTSTSSELGSPGPGTVGCGQTSLRVEELMAPMYTGPFCGRARVHTDFTPSPYDRDSLKLQKGDVIQIVEKPPVGTWLGLLNGKLGSFKFIYVDVLPEEAVGPARRGRQRPSKGKRPKPKTLHELLERIGLEEHASTLLLNGYQTLEDFKELRETHLNELNIVDPQHRAKLLTAAELLLDYDTGSEAEEGPQTNVEPAPEHTTASKADIPRDSGCFEGSESGRDEGELASAEEQLRALSLEAGAGPGAEPEP, from the exons CTCTCGCTACAGCGATCCAGCAGTTTCAAGGACTTTGCCAAGTCGAAGCCCAGCTCTCCCGTAGTGAGCGAGAAGGAATTTAATCTAGAGGACAAT aTCCCAGAGGATGACACAGGAGGCCCCACCACAGAGGATCCTGGGAAGAGTGCAAAGAAGCTGGGAAAGAAATGGAGAGCAGTGATTTCCCGTACCATGAACAGGAAGATGGGCAAGACGATGGTGAAGGCCCTGTCAGAGGGGATG GGAGATACTCTGGAAGAAGGCTCGGCCTCCCCAACCTCCCCCGACTGCCTCCTGGAGGGCTTGGCTTCAGATAATATACCTTTGGCCTTTACTGACCAGGATGATGATGGACACCCCATCCTCAGTCGCCAAACGTCCACTA GCAGCGAGCTGGGCAGCCCAGGCCCTGGCACCGTGGGCTGCGGGCAGACCAGCCTGAGGGTGGAGGAGCTGATGGCCCCGATGTACACAGGCCCCTTCTGTGGCAGGGCCCGGGTCCACACCGACTTCACTCCCAGTCCCTACGACAGGGACTCACTGAAACTCCAG AAGGGAGATGTGATCCAGATTGTGGAGAAGCCACCAGTGGGCACGTGGCTTGGGCTGCTTAATGGCAAACTGGGCTCCTTCAAGTTCATCTATGTGGACGTGCTGCCCGAGGAGGCCGTGGGGCCTGCCCGGAGAGGCCGCCAACGTCCAAGCAAGGGCAAGAGGCCGAAACCCAAGACCCTACACGAGCTGCTGGAACGAATTGGCCTGGAG GAACACGCATCTACCTTGTTACTCAATGGCTACCAGACCCTGGAAGACTTCAAAGAGCTTCGGGAAACCCATCTCAATGAGCTGAATATCGTGGATCCCCAGCACCGGGCCAAGCTGCTCACGGCAGCAGAGCTGCTGTTAGATTACGACA CCGGCAGCGAGGCGGAAGAAGGCCCGCAGACGAACGTGGAGCCGGCGCCGGAGCACACGACGGCCTCCAAGGCTGATATTCCCCGAGATTCGGGCTGCTTCGAGGGTTCCGAAAGCGGGCGAGACGAGGGGGAGCTGGCCAGTGCCGAGGAGCAGCTGCGCGCCCTGTCTCTGGAggcgggggcggggccgggggcgGAGCCGGAGCCTTGA